The genomic region CCGACTCCGGCAATCGCTCCGCTACCACGAACGTCGAAACCGTCGGCAACGAAGCTCACCTCGGCCTGCAGGTCCTCCACTGCCGGCCAGTCCGGCTGGAACCGCACCACGCCCTGTTCGATCCGGCCGGTCGCCTCGAACAACCCGGTATTGCCGCGAAACGGCCAGTCGTCGAGATCGCCGCTGATGACCGCGCGGCCGTCGCGCACGATGCCACCCTCCAACGCCTTGTCCAGCCACTCCACCGCCGACTCCGGCATCTGGTCGCGCACCCAGAAGCCCTTGGCCACCGGCACCTGGACATCGTCGAGGGTGGCGGCCATGTCGATCCGCGGCCGACTGCCGTCGCCCGGCCAGTGCAGTCCGCCGCGTACGTCGGTGGCAAAGCTGCCTCCGTCCACGCGCAGGCCGCCGGTCGCGACCTTCCAGCCGTCTCCTTCACGCCAGCCGCTGACATCTCCGTCGAGCACCACCTCATGGACGACGCCGAACCCGGTCGGCCAGTCGAAACGCATCGGCGAATCGCGATCCAGGCGCAGGACGAAACCCGAGGCATCGCCTTCGAACATCCCGGCAACGCCGGACAGACCCGGACGGCTGCGGACGGGCTGGAATCCGATTCCCTCGATGCGGGCGTTGGCCTGCACCGGCCCATCGCGTTCGCCGCTGATGCGGATTTCGTGCACGACGCCCTGCGGGCGCGCTTCGCGCATCCATTCGCGCAAGCCGGGCGCGAGGCGGTCGCTGAGCGCTGCCGCCTCCAGCAGCGGCGCGATGTCGACGCGGTCGGCGAACAGGCCATAACGGCGGCCGCCGACCATGGTCAGACCATCGAGGACCTGTGGGGCATCATCACTGTCGATCCGCAGCACCGGCGCATCGAGACGCCAGTCGCCAGCGGTCGCCTGCCAGCGCGCGCGTGCTTCGACCCGGTTGAATTCGACCATTGAATCGTCGCTACCCGCCGCATCCGGGTCGGCCGATGCCAGGGCCACTCCGTCCAATGCTGCATTTACCGTGACCGCAGTAATGCGATTCCCGTGCAGCTCGGCCCAGGCCTCGGCACGGCCACGACCAGAGCGCACCTGCACCCCGGCCAGTTCCAACAGCGACTGCCACTCGGCCAGGTCGGCCTGGCGGGCGCCGGCATAGGCCTGGCCATCGCCGCTCTTGCGTTCGAACGAAACCACGGCATCGAGCGGGTCGCCTCCGAGACGGGGCCAGGCCCGTGCCGCCGCACGTACAAGCTCGCCGCTGACCTGCAGGCGCAGGTCGATGCGCGGGATATGGGTATCGATGCCGAACGCCGGCGCGACGACGGCCAACTTGCCATCGACCACCTGCAGTTCGCCCAACGACTCCAGCGTACCGAGAACATCGCCATCGTCCCTTTCCTGTCCAGGCAGGCCACGCACCTGCCAGCGACCGTCGTCGCCCCGCTCCAGGGTCAGGTCGAGCCCGCGCAGGCGAAGCTCGGACAGGGCCCGGCCCGGCAACAGACCGGCATAGATCGACACCAGCATCTCGGCATCGCCAACCGTCACCGCTCCAGCGCCATCAGCGCCATCGCCGCCAATGCGCAGATTGTCGAGCTTCAGCAGCGGTCCGCGACGGGTCCAGTCAGTCTCGACCCGGTCGAACGCCACCGGCCGCCCGGTGCGTTCGCTCAGCCAGGCCTGGATCCGCTCGGGGTGCTGCTCGGCCAGCGGCAGCAGCCGGCTGGCGATGCCCAGCAGCACCGCGACCAGCACCAGTACGATGGCGGCCGTGTAGACGGCACCACGACGGGCAAGGCGCAAGCGGCGGCGCAGGGGGGTGGGCATGGGTCAGGGAAGCCGGGGCGGCAATGGGAAACGCGGGACGGGGAGTGACAGGTTCGCGCGTGGGCGGGGAACATCGGCTGAAGAGCGCGAACGAAAGGCCCGATCTGCCGCCATGCCGCGATCGTCCAGCTTCAGCGGGCAGAAAGGTCGCGCTGGCAGCCTTCCGCTCCCTGCCCCCGATCGCCTGCTCCTCTCAGAGCAACACCACATCGAACTGCTCCTGCGAATACTGCTCGTCGGGTTGGAAACGGATCGATTTGCCCAGGAACTCTTCCAGCTCGGCCACCGCGGCGGACTCCTCCTCGGTGATCCGCACCACCACCTTCGGCGAGGCGATGACAAGCAATCTCTGGGCGTCGAACTGACGCACCTGGCGGACGATCTCGCGGAAGATCTCGTAGGTCACCGTCTCCGGCGTCTTCAGGGTGCCGCGGCCGCCGCATTCGTGGCAGGGCTCGCTGAGCAGACGCTCAAGACTGTCGGTGGTGCGCTTGCGGGTCATCTCGACCAGGCCCAGTGGCGAGAATTCGTAGACGGTCGACTTGGCGTGGTCGCGAGCCATCGACTTTTCTAGCTGGCGCAGTACCTGGCGGCGGTGCTCCGGGTCGGTCATGTCGATGAAATCGATGATGATGATGCCGCCCAGGTTGCGCAGCCGCAGCTGACGCGCGACCGCCTGCGCCGCTTCCAGATTGGTCCTGTAGACGGTTTCCTCGAGGTTGCGCTGGCCGAGGAACGAACCGGTGTTCACGTCGATGGTGGTCATCGCCTCGGTCTGGTCGATGACCAGGTAGCCGCCGGACTTCAGCGGTACCTGCTTGTCGAGGGCGCGCTGGATTTCGTCCTCGACTCCGTACAGGTCGAAGATCGGCCGCGCGCCACTGTAGTGCTCGATCTTCTCGTCCAGGCCGGGCATGAACTGGGCGGCGAAGGTGCTCAGGCGCTCGCAGGTCTCGCGCGAATCGACCTTGACCCGCTCGACGTCCTTGCGCATCAGGTCGCGCACCGCACGCATCGGCAAACTCAGATCCTCGTAGACGCATGCGCCGACACGGGCATTGACGACCTGCTCCTCGATAAGCGCCCAGGCACGCCCCAGATAGGCGATGTCCTCGGCCAACGCCTCGGCCGGCTGGCTCTCGGCATTGGTGCGGACGATGTAGCCGTGCTCGGGCTCGGACCTGCCGTTCACCACCGGCGCCTGTCCGGCGACGAACGATTTCAGGCGCTGGCGCTCGCCCTCGTCCTCGATCCGCGCCGACACCCCGACCACGCGGGTGCGCGGCAGCAGCACCAGATAGCGCGACGGGATGCTGAGCTGGGTGGTCAGGCGCGCGCCCTTGCTGCCGATCGGGTCCTTGACCACCTGCACCACGATCTCCTGACCCTCGCGCAGCAGTTCGGTGATCGGCTTGGTCGGGGCGGGCGGCAGCGGGGTCTCCTCGCCCTCACCGTTGCTGACCGGTGGCGGCTTGGCGATGTCGGCCGCATGCAGGAACGCGGCGCGATCCAGCCCGATCTCGACAAAGGCCGCCTGCATGCCAGGCATCACCCGCTGCACCTTGCCCTTGTAGATGTTGCCGACCACGCCACGGGCCCAACCGCGCTCGATGTGCAGCTCCTGCAGCATGCCGTTCTCGACCACCGCAACGCGGGTCTCGCGCGGGGTGACGTTGATCAGGATCTCCTCGCTCATGCCGCCACCCCGGATTCGCGCAGCAGACCAAACCGGCGCAGCAGGCTGGCAGTCTCGTACAGCGGCAGTCCCATCACCCCGGAAAAGCTGCCGTCGAGGCGGCTGACGAAGGTCTCGGCCAGTCCCTGGATACCGTATGCCCCGGCCTTGCCGAAGGCCTCGCCGGTGGCGATGTAGGCGGCGATGCGGGCCTCATCGAGGGTGTCGAAAGTGACCTCGGACACCGACACCGCCTCCAGCTCGCGCGCGGCCGAGACCAGCCACACCGCCGACACCACCCGGTGGGTGCGGCCCGACAACCGGCGCAGCATGGCTGCCGCATCGTCGGCGTTGGCCGGCTTGCCGAACACTTCATCGTCGAGGATCACTTCCGTGTCCGAACCCAGCACCACCGCGCCGGGCGTGGCCACCACCTTCAACAGGCCCGCACCGGCTTTTTCGCGCGCGACCCGGCGAACGTAGCCGTCGGCCCCTTCGCCCGGCTGGCGCTGCTCGGGAATATCGAGATCGATGGTGCCGAAATCGACACCCAGGCGGGCGAGCAGTTCATGGCGGCGCGGAGATTTCGAAGCGAGGTAGAGCATCAAGGCTCCCGGAAAGAGGGAATGGCGATTCATACGGCCAGCCCCTGGAAACTGAACAGGCCCGACATGGCTCCGGCCTGCCCGCTCCCGGCCCCTGTCAGGCCGGTTGACCGGTCTGGAGCCGGAACCGCCCGGACGACAAGTGAAAGCATAACCCGCGCTGACCGGGCACCCGACGATGCCTGTTCGATAACCCCGACAGGGCTCACGCTCCGTTCACCCCGTCGTCCCGAATGAACATGCATGGTGAAAGTCGGTACTGTGACAGCCGGTATCGCCACACCCTTGGACAATCGGGCCTTGTCCCCCTCTTCGATGGAGCCGAACATGTCAAACACCCCCGCCCTTCGCCCGGCCGCCCGCGGTCCGCAGCCATTGCGCCGCAGCCTGCAGGCCACGGCCCTCGCTTTCGCCCTGACCCTGGGAGCCCTGCCCGCCATGACCGCACACGCCCAGTCCATGCCCGCTACCGTCGCCAGCGACGGCACCCTGTTGTCGGTCAGTGCCCAGGCCGAAGCGAAGCGGGTGCCGGACATCGCCACCCTCTCGACCGGCGTGGTCACCCAGGCCGACGACGCCAACGCGGCGATGCGCGCGAACGCCGATCAGATGGAGCGGGTGATGGCGGCGATCCGCAAGGCAGGCATCGCCGAGCGCGATATCCAGACCAGTGGAGTCAATCTGTACCCGCAGTACCGCCACGACAACGATCGCGCGCCAACGATCACCGGCTACCAGGCCAGCAACACCGTCAGCATCACCGTGCGCGACATCGGCAAGCTGGGCCGGGTGATGGATGCGCTGGTCGCGGCCGGCGCCAACCAGGTGCACGGCCCCAGTTTCGATGTCGACGACAAGGAATCTGCCTTTGACGAGGCCCGCCGCGCGGCGGTGGAGAAGGCCCGCGGCCGGGCTGAGATGTATGCCAAGACGCTGGGCATGAAGGTGCGCCGGATCGTCAGCATCAGCGAGGGCGGCGGCGGATTCGGACCGCCGCGGCCGATGCCGATGATGGCGATGGCGCGCGCCGAGAAGGCCGCCGACACTTCGATCTCGCCGGGCGAGAGCACGTTGTCGGTCAACCTCGACATCGTGTTCGAGCTCGGCAACTGAGCTTCCCGGGAGGGCCTCCGAAGAGGCTGTCCCTGATCCTCATCCCCGCGAAAGCGGGGGTGAGGGGATGTCTGCGAGCATTACAGGGTTTTCTCGGTTCTTCTCCCAAGTGAGGGGGAGCTCGCCTTCAGCGAAGGCGTGGGCGCCGCCGCTTGCGTTCGATCGCCGGTTATCGCCACGACCTGGCTGTTCCGACGTGGTCTGCCGGCCTTGACGGCGAATGTCCCCCGGCGCCCAGTCATCCAACACACCCCCGCGCTTTCCCCTCGATTGAGCGAAGAACCTTTTTTGACCTCTATCAACCCCACCCGACTGCGCCGCCCGTTCACACCCCTGCAATCCAACACAGCAGGAGGTGGAACATGGCCCACGCAATCCATGCCGGTATCGGCCCGGCGACCTTCCGTCATCAGCTTCGGGAACAGCCCCTCGACCCCGGCCGCATCGCCGCCACCAGTGCCGCCATCGTGCTGCATGCAGCCGTCTTCATGGCACTGCTGATGCCCGCCTCGCTACCGCCGGAGCGGGAGGCGCCGAAGGACATGGAAGTCGTGATTCCGATCAGGCCGATAGAAGTGCCGCCGATTCCAGTCGAAGTCGTGCAGCCACCCCAGCCGCTTCCGCCGCAACCCGCCCCGCCCACCTCGCGCGCACCGGTGACGGAACCCCCGGTCGTCCCCGTGGCCACGGCCGAACCCGGCGACCTGCCTGCCCAGCCTGACATGCCCGCAGCCGACTCCGGTCCGGCCACCATCCCCGACCTGTCGCCGATGGCCGGCGCCCGTCTCGCCTATGCGATCGCCCCGCCCCCGTCCTATCCGTCGCGCGCGGTCCGCGAGGGCCGTACCGGCACCGTGCTACTGGAGATCACCGTCGACATCGACGGCTCGCCGGTCGACGTCGTCATCTCCCGCAGCAGTGGCCACCGCGACCTCGACCGCGCGGCACGCGACCAGGTGCTGTCACGCTGGCGCTTCCAGCCGGCCATGCGCGACGGCCATCCGGTGCGCGCCGTGGGGCTGGTGCCGGTCGAGTTCAAACTTTAAAAACGACTCTTCTCCCAAGTGCGAGGGCTGTGCGGGGGAGCCCGTCAGGCACGGTGGTATGGGTGGTTGGCCAGCATCGCCGCAGCGCGATAGAGCTGCTCGGCCACCACCAACCGCGCCAGCATGTGCGGCAGGGTCAGCGGCCCCAGCGACCAGGTTTCGTGTGCGGCGGCCAGCACCTCGGGGGCATGCCCCTCCGGGCCGCCGATCAGGAATGCGAGATCGCGACCCTGCCCGCGCCAGAACTCAAGCCGCTGCGCCAGCTGTTCGGAGCCGAGCGGGCGGCCGGTGACTTCCAGCGCGACGACATGCGCATTCTTCGGCAGCGCCGCCAGCACGCGGCGGCCCTCGTCCTCGATCGCACGTTGCGGATCACGGCCCTTGCCGCGCAGGCCGGGCTCGACCTCGACCAGCTCGAACGGCAGCCAGTGCGACAGCCGCTTGCGGTACTCGGCGAAGCCCTCCGCCACCCACGACGGCGCGCGTTCGCCGGTGGCGATCAGGCGGGCTTTCATGCCACGGGATCAGGCATCCGCCGCTTCGCCAGCCGCTTCTTCCGGCGGCTGGTCGCCGACGGTCCACAGACGTTCGAGCGCGTAGAACTCGCGCACCCGCGGCAACATGACGTGGACGACCACGTCGGCCAGGTCGACCAGCACCCACTCGGCCTCGCGCTCGCCTTCCACACCCAGCGGCACGAAGCCCAACTGCTTGGTCTGCTTGACCACCTCGTCGGCGATCGACTTCACGTGTCGGGTCGAGGTGCCCGAAACCACCACCATGAAGTCGGTGACGCTGCTCTTGCCGCGCACGTCGATCTCGGCAACATCCTGGGCCTTGAGTTCCGCCAGTGCATCGCGCACGGCCTTGAGCAGGTGCTCGACGGCAGGGGGCGGATCGGGAATACGGGTCTTGATGACGTGGGCTTGGCTGCTCAAGTGGCTTGCTCGGGGGATTGGCACGTGATGGTGATTATAACGGAGGGGCCATGGCCCCGCCGGACAGCGCCGCGCAACGCATTCAGCTGCCCTGCCGAACCGAGGCCAGTCCGTACAGGCCATGACGCTCGATGTAGGCGGCCACCGCAGGAGGCACCCGGGATTGCCAATCGCCGCCGCGGGCCATCGATCGCCGGATTCCGCTGGCCGATATGTCGGTCGAAGGCTGCCGCATCCGCCAGATCCGGCCGCAGGGCGTCGCGCCCAGCGCCTCGGGGGTGGAAACCCAGCGAGTCTCCACCTCCTCGGCCAGTTCGGTCGCCAAGGGACCGTCGAGCGGGCTGCCCGGCCGTTCCGCAATCACGAAATGGGTCAGGCCGAACAGGCTGCGCCATTCCTTCCAGCCGGTCAGGCCGAGGAAGCTGTCGGCGCCGACCAGCAGGGCCACCGGCTGCTCGGGGCCGATTTCAGCCCGCAAGGCGCGCAGGGTATCGGCGGTCCAGGAGCGTCCATCGCGTTCGAGTTCACGGCGGTCGACGGCCAGTCCGGGCTCGCCGGCAACCGCAATCTCCAGCATCCGTGCCCGCTGGATCGCATCGGCGCCGGGCGGCGAGCGGTGCGGTGGATCGGCGGCCGGCATCAGCCGCACGCAGACGCCCAGCGCATCGCGGGCACAGCGCGCGATCGCCAGGTGGCCGTTGTGAATCGGGTCGAAGGTGCCGCCATAGAGGAGGAACATGGCAACAGGGGTCATGCCTTCAACAGCCGAACCGCCTTCGGCTCCGCCACCGCCAGCAGCAGGCGCTCCAGGCCAATCCAGGGGTCGCCGGCCTCGCGCCCCTTGACCATGCGATCGACCTTGCCGGCAACACCGACGAAGGCCTCCCAGCGCGGCGCTGCATGGCGCTGCAGCGCACGACGGTAGACCGGCTGCTTCGAATCCCAGATCCGCTGCGCCCTGAACTCGGCGCCCAGGTTGCCGCCACGGGCATTGGTCCTGGCCAGCGCGGCGACCCGTTGCAGTTCCATCACCACCATGCCCATCAGGGCCTGAACCGCAGAGCCTTCCGCGCGCAGGCCGGCGAGCATCCGCGAGACCTGCAGCGGCTCACCGTTCAGGGCCGCGTCGACGAGGCGGAACACGTCGTAGCGTGCGGCATCGGCGACCAGCGACTGCATGCGGGTGACATCCAATGAAGTCTTGTCGTCACCGGCCAGCAGGGCCAGCTTCTCGATCTCCTGCGCGGCCGCCAGCAGATTGCCCTCGACCCGGTCGGCCAGCAGCTGCACCGCATCGCGATCTGCGGACAGGCCGTGGCTGCGCAGGCGGCGCTCGATCCATTCCGGCAATTCGTGCGGCTTGACCGGCCAGGCCACCGCGACATGGCCGATGCGCCCGATCGCCTCGCTCCACTTGCCGGCGTGCTTCTTGCTCCACTCGCCGGCGATCACCAGCAGGGTTACGTCGGGCGCCGGAGCTGCGCAGAAGTCGACGATGAGCTTGCCTCCGTCCTTGCCCGGCTTGCCGGTCGGCAGGCGCAGTTCGACCAATCGACGGCTGGCGAACAGGCTGGGCGCGTTGAAGCTGGCCTCCAGTGCCGACCAGTCCGGTTCGCGCTGGTTGCCTTCGGCTTCGAACACCTCGCGCTCGGTGACGCCTTGGGCGCGGGCGGCGGCACGCACGGCATCGGCAGCCTCCAACACCCGCAACGGCTCCGCGCCGGCGATCAGGTAGGCGGGCTTGAGGGGCTCTGATTCGAGCCGGGCGGCCAGTTGCTCCGGCTTGAGTTCCACGACTCAGTCCTGGTCGTCGAGGATTTCGACCGGCTCAGGCTCCGGCCCGGGCAGCGCGTCGTCCGTGCGCTCGATGAGCGTCTCAGGCTCACCGCCGGCATCGGCAGCGCCCGCTTCGAACTGGCGCCGCGCGACTGCGTCGATGCGGCGCAGGATCGAGGCCGCCATCTCGCGGCGCAATTCCTTGACCAGCACGTCGCGTTCGCCCTCGGTACCGACCGAGTTGGTCGGCTCGCGGATGTAGTCGCGCGCAAGCTCGATCGCCTGCCGTGGCACCACCGGATGGCCGTCCCGATCGCGCACTTCGAAAATCGCGGCATAGCGCAGGCTGTACTCCTGGGCACGGCCACGCGCATCCACGCTGATCGGGGTATCGCCCCAACGCTCGGCGATCAGGTCGAGCACAGCGACATTGCTCGCGTTGGCGGGGGCAATGGCGGCTCCGGCGCGCTCCAGCGACTGCGCCAGGCTCTCGGCCAGCGGGCTGTAGCGGCTGGCCGAGACCACCTTGATCGGCCCCACGTCCGGCGGCAGCACCAGTGCATGCCGCAAATGGAAGCCACAGGCCGTCAAGGCCAGCAGGAGGATGATGGGAGCAAGGCGACGGATCATGCGCGCAGTCTGGAGGAGGCGCCCGCCTCCATCAATAGCCGCCGCGAATATGCCGTTCAGGCTGGGCACCACCGGAATCGAACCCTGCCCCGGATACAGGACGACCGGAGGCAAAAAACAGGTTCTTCGCCTAATCGAGGGGAAAGCGCCGGGTCTGTTGGATGACCGGGGCGCCGGGGTCGAAGGCCCTTGGATGCGAATGTCCCCCGGCACCGGCCAGGGCCGGCGCCTCCGCCTTGATTTCGCACCCAAGGGCCTTCGACCCCGGCGTTCCGACATGACCGGTGGTTCCAGAAGCGCACTCCCAGGGAGGGTCTGCTTCGCGTTCCAGCGTGGCCGCGCGATCCGACGTGGCCTGCCGGCCTTGACGGCGAAATCAAGGAGGAGGCCGCCGCCACGGGCGGCGGCCGGGGGACATTCGCCGTCAAGGCCGGCAGGTCGCGTCGGGACAGCCAAGTAGCGGCGAGAATTAGCGATCGAACGCAAGCGGCGGCACCCACGCCTTCGCTGAAGACGGGCTCCCCCCTCATGTGGAAGAAGGACCAAAAAACACGGCTGCGCCGGAATGGAAGGGCCAAACGCAACAGAGCGGCCGCAGCCGCCCTGTTGCATGCGCGCCATCACGCAATCGATCGCCCGGCTCAGCCCAGCAGGTGGGCGACCCCAGCGCGCTCCTCCTCCAGCTCGGCCAGGGTCTTGTCCATCGCCGCGCGGCTAAAATCGTCAACCGGCAAGCCATCGATGCGGGTGTATTCACCGTTCGCACAGGTCACCGGCACGCCGTAGATCACGCCTTCCGGGATGCCGTAGCTGCCGTCGGACGGCACGCCCATCGTCACCCACTTGCCATCGGTGCCGAGCACCCAGTCACGGATGTGGTCGATCGCGGCATTGGCGGCCGAGGCAGCCGACGACAGGCCGCGCGCTTCGATGATCGCCGCGCCACGCTTGCCGACCTTCGGAATGAAATCGTTGGCGTTCCAGTCGGCGTCGTTGATCTTGTCCTTCAGCGACTCGCCACCCACGGTCGCGAAACGGTAGTCCGGGTACATGGTCGGGCTGTGGTTGCCCCACACGACCATCTTTTCGATGTCGCCGACGGCCACGCCGGCCTTGTTGGCCAACTGGCTCAGCGCACGGTTGTGGTCCAGGCGCAGCATCGCGGTGAAGTTCTTCGCCGGCAAGTCCGGCGCCGACTTCATCGCGATGTAGGCATTGGTGTTGGCCGGGTTGCCAACCACCAGCACCTTGACGTCCCGGCTGGCGACCTTGTTCAGTGCCGCGCCCTGGGCGGTGAAGATCTTGGCGTTCTCCAGCAGCAGGTCCTTGCGCTCCATGCCCGGGCCGCGCGGACGCGCGCCGACCAGCAGGGCGATGTCGGCGTCCTTGAACGCGACCTCGGCGTCATCGGTACCGACCATGCCGGCCAGCAGCGGGAACGCGCAGTCCTCGAGTTCCATCATCACGCCCTTGAGCGCGGCCTGGGCTTTCTCCATCGGCAGCTCGAGCAGTTGCAGGATGACCGGCTGGTC from Lysobacter alkalisoli harbors:
- the rng gene encoding ribonuclease G, translating into MSEEILINVTPRETRVAVVENGMLQELHIERGWARGVVGNIYKGKVQRVMPGMQAAFVEIGLDRAAFLHAADIAKPPPVSNGEGEETPLPPAPTKPITELLREGQEIVVQVVKDPIGSKGARLTTQLSIPSRYLVLLPRTRVVGVSARIEDEGERQRLKSFVAGQAPVVNGRSEPEHGYIVRTNAESQPAEALAEDIAYLGRAWALIEEQVVNARVGACVYEDLSLPMRAVRDLMRKDVERVKVDSRETCERLSTFAAQFMPGLDEKIEHYSGARPIFDLYGVEDEIQRALDKQVPLKSGGYLVIDQTEAMTTIDVNTGSFLGQRNLEETVYRTNLEAAQAVARQLRLRNLGGIIIIDFIDMTDPEHRRQVLRQLEKSMARDHAKSTVYEFSPLGLVEMTRKRTTDSLERLLSEPCHECGGRGTLKTPETVTYEIFREIVRQVRQFDAQRLLVIASPKVVVRITEEESAAVAELEEFLGKSIRFQPDEQYSQEQFDVVLL
- a CDS encoding Maf family protein, whose translation is MLYLASKSPRRHELLARLGVDFGTIDLDIPEQRQPGEGADGYVRRVAREKAGAGLLKVVATPGAVVLGSDTEVILDDEVFGKPANADDAAAMLRRLSGRTHRVVSAVWLVSAARELEAVSVSEVTFDTLDEARIAAYIATGEAFGKAGAYGIQGLAETFVSRLDGSFSGVMGLPLYETASLLRRFGLLRESGVAA
- a CDS encoding SIMPL domain-containing protein — protein: MTAHAQSMPATVASDGTLLSVSAQAEAKRVPDIATLSTGVVTQADDANAAMRANADQMERVMAAIRKAGIAERDIQTSGVNLYPQYRHDNDRAPTITGYQASNTVSITVRDIGKLGRVMDALVAAGANQVHGPSFDVDDKESAFDEARRAAVEKARGRAEMYAKTLGMKVRRIVSISEGGGGFGPPRPMPMMAMARAEKAADTSISPGESTLSVNLDIVFELGN
- a CDS encoding energy transducer TonB; protein product: MAHAIHAGIGPATFRHQLREQPLDPGRIAATSAAIVLHAAVFMALLMPASLPPEREAPKDMEVVIPIRPIEVPPIPVEVVQPPQPLPPQPAPPTSRAPVTEPPVVPVATAEPGDLPAQPDMPAADSGPATIPDLSPMAGARLAYAIAPPPSYPSRAVREGRTGTVLLEITVDIDGSPVDVVISRSSGHRDLDRAARDQVLSRWRFQPAMRDGHPVRAVGLVPVEFKL
- the rlmH gene encoding 23S rRNA (pseudouridine(1915)-N(3))-methyltransferase RlmH, translating into MKARLIATGERAPSWVAEGFAEYRKRLSHWLPFELVEVEPGLRGKGRDPQRAIEDEGRRVLAALPKNAHVVALEVTGRPLGSEQLAQRLEFWRGQGRDLAFLIGGPEGHAPEVLAAAHETWSLGPLTLPHMLARLVVAEQLYRAAAMLANHPYHRA
- the rsfS gene encoding ribosome silencing factor codes for the protein MSSQAHVIKTRIPDPPPAVEHLLKAVRDALAELKAQDVAEIDVRGKSSVTDFMVVVSGTSTRHVKSIADEVVKQTKQLGFVPLGVEGEREAEWVLVDLADVVVHVMLPRVREFYALERLWTVGDQPPEEAAGEAADA
- the nadD gene encoding nicotinate-nucleotide adenylyltransferase, whose amino-acid sequence is MTPVAMFLLYGGTFDPIHNGHLAIARCARDALGVCVRLMPAADPPHRSPPGADAIQRARMLEIAVAGEPGLAVDRRELERDGRSWTADTLRALRAEIGPEQPVALLVGADSFLGLTGWKEWRSLFGLTHFVIAERPGSPLDGPLATELAEEVETRWVSTPEALGATPCGRIWRMRQPSTDISASGIRRSMARGGDWQSRVPPAVAAYIERHGLYGLASVRQGS
- the holA gene encoding DNA polymerase III subunit delta, yielding MELKPEQLAARLESEPLKPAYLIAGAEPLRVLEAADAVRAAARAQGVTEREVFEAEGNQREPDWSALEASFNAPSLFASRRLVELRLPTGKPGKDGGKLIVDFCAAPAPDVTLLVIAGEWSKKHAGKWSEAIGRIGHVAVAWPVKPHELPEWIERRLRSHGLSADRDAVQLLADRVEGNLLAAAQEIEKLALLAGDDKTSLDVTRMQSLVADAARYDVFRLVDAALNGEPLQVSRMLAGLRAEGSAVQALMGMVVMELQRVAALARTNARGGNLGAEFRAQRIWDSKQPVYRRALQRHAAPRWEAFVGVAGKVDRMVKGREAGDPWIGLERLLLAVAEPKAVRLLKA
- a CDS encoding LPS-assembly lipoprotein LptE, with the protein product MIRRLAPIILLLALTACGFHLRHALVLPPDVGPIKVVSASRYSPLAESLAQSLERAGAAIAPANASNVAVLDLIAERWGDTPISVDARGRAQEYSLRYAAIFEVRDRDGHPVVPRQAIELARDYIREPTNSVGTEGERDVLVKELRREMAASILRRIDAVARRQFEAGAADAGGEPETLIERTDDALPGPEPEPVEILDDQD
- a CDS encoding malate dehydrogenase, which gives rise to MKTPVRVAVTGAAGQIGYSLLFRIASGEMLGKDQPVILQLLELPMEKAQAALKGVMMELEDCAFPLLAGMVGTDDAEVAFKDADIALLVGARPRGPGMERKDLLLENAKIFTAQGAALNKVASRDVKVLVVGNPANTNAYIAMKSAPDLPAKNFTAMLRLDHNRALSQLANKAGVAVGDIEKMVVWGNHSPTMYPDYRFATVGGESLKDKINDADWNANDFIPKVGKRGAAIIEARGLSSAASAANAAIDHIRDWVLGTDGKWVTMGVPSDGSYGIPEGVIYGVPVTCANGEYTRIDGLPVDDFSRAAMDKTLAELEEERAGVAHLLG